Proteins co-encoded in one Deltaproteobacteria bacterium genomic window:
- a CDS encoding FAD-dependent oxidoreductase, with protein sequence MGNELIPEPVLQQSFNQLENRNFADVLVVGGGISGIQASLDLATAGFRVCLVEKAPSIGGHMAQLDKTFPTNDCSMUILAPKLVEVGRHPNIEVLSYTEVKSVEGEAGNFTVVLNKKPRYIKEEICTGCNTCVEYCPVSYPDQYNQEISDNKAVHIYFAQAVPLVAYIDESCLYLKENKCHICENVCKNDAIDLKQQPEKREIKVGAIILAQGIEPYDARLKAEYRYGQYDNVVTSMDYERLLCATGPYDGEILRKSDLKHPHKIAWISCVGSRQAAEGAHSYCSGVCCTYAQKQVILTKEHDAGAECVVFHNDIRSFGKDFERFYQRTADLPGVRFVKSYVTIEKEIPGTKNVVITHWTPEDGLIEETFDMVVLSVGLAPPANVKNIADTFGIELSDHDFAKLQPASPMQTTKPGIFVSGGLQGPLDIPESVFSASGAGSQIGELLNFRRGFLSRERTYPEEKDVSEEEPKIGVFVCHCGANISRVIDVPDTVEYCKKLPYVAHSQQQIFSCATNSAKEITDTIKEKGLNRVVVAACSPRTLEPLFRDTLREAGINQYYFEMANIREHNSWVHAKEKENALDKAKDIIRMSVARVAQLEPLQEYDLPVNKAALIVGGGVAGMTTALSIANQRHEVYLVEKEKDLGGTARNIHSTLEGLDVQAYLHELIRKIYEHPLIHVYHNAAITQADGYIGNFTTTVTSDRGETAIKHGATVLAIGADVYTPTEYLYGRNERVMTQLELENGIANGDEKVVNAQNLVMIQCVGCRNEERNYCSRVCCSESVKNALELKKINPEMNIYVLYRDMRTYGFNEDYYREARGKSVRFIRYVPDDQPVVEVSGNGSLRVTVTDQTLKQKVSIDADALSLAAAVIPSKSTDEIAGLFKVTESPDGFFKEAHVKLRPVDFATDGVYLCGMAHYPKFIQETVNQAYGAAGRVLTLLSHDIVTASGSVCEINEKMCMGCGACADVCSYGALNLKNTKQGQKVTINPVLCKGDGLCNTVCPTGAISLKHFTDAEIISEIDALTNEEQVDLKQSSAA encoded by the coding sequence ATGGGAAACGAACTGATTCCGGAACCCGTTTTGCAGCAAAGCTTCAACCAATTGGAAAACCGCAATTTTGCAGATGTGCTGGTTGTCGGCGGTGGGATCAGCGGCATTCAGGCTTCCCTGGATCTTGCCACTGCGGGGTTCAGGGTCTGCCTGGTGGAAAAAGCCCCGAGCATCGGCGGTCACATGGCACAACTGGACAAGACCTTTCCGACCAATGACTGTTCCATGTGAATTCTGGCACCTAAACTGGTCGAGGTCGGCCGGCATCCAAACATTGAAGTGCTTTCCTACACAGAGGTGAAAAGCGTCGAGGGGGAGGCGGGCAACTTTACCGTCGTGTTGAACAAGAAACCCAGATACATCAAGGAAGAGATATGCACGGGTTGCAATACTTGTGTCGAATATTGCCCGGTATCGTATCCCGACCAGTATAATCAGGAGATATCGGACAACAAGGCCGTTCACATCTATTTCGCACAGGCCGTCCCCCTGGTTGCCTATATTGACGAGAGCTGTCTGTATTTAAAAGAGAACAAATGCCATATCTGTGAAAATGTCTGCAAAAATGATGCGATTGATTTAAAGCAGCAACCCGAGAAAAGAGAAATAAAAGTTGGCGCCATAATCCTGGCGCAGGGTATTGAGCCATATGATGCCAGGTTGAAAGCGGAATACCGTTACGGTCAATATGATAATGTCGTCACCAGTATGGATTATGAACGTCTGCTGTGTGCAACCGGGCCATATGACGGTGAAATACTACGAAAATCAGATCTGAAACATCCGCATAAGATAGCATGGATTTCATGCGTAGGCTCCAGACAGGCTGCCGAAGGCGCCCATAGTTACTGTTCCGGTGTTTGCTGTACGTACGCCCAAAAACAGGTGATCCTCACAAAAGAGCATGACGCTGGGGCGGAATGCGTCGTTTTCCATAACGATATTCGCTCCTTCGGAAAAGATTTCGAGCGGTTCTACCAAAGGACTGCAGATCTTCCGGGGGTTCGCTTTGTTAAAAGCTATGTAACCATAGAAAAAGAGATACCCGGGACCAAGAATGTCGTCATTACGCACTGGACGCCTGAAGATGGCCTGATAGAAGAAACCTTTGATATGGTGGTACTGAGTGTGGGCTTAGCACCCCCTGCGAATGTGAAAAACATCGCCGATACATTCGGCATCGAACTCAGCGATCACGATTTTGCAAAGTTACAGCCGGCGAGTCCCATGCAGACTACCAAGCCGGGTATATTTGTGAGCGGAGGCCTGCAAGGGCCGCTGGATATTCCGGAATCCGTATTCAGCGCCAGCGGTGCCGGTTCCCAGATTGGCGAACTGCTTAATTTCAGACGTGGTTTTCTTTCCAGGGAAAGAACCTATCCGGAAGAAAAGGATGTATCCGAAGAAGAGCCGAAAATCGGGGTATTTGTTTGTCACTGTGGAGCCAATATCAGCAGGGTTATAGATGTTCCCGACACGGTTGAATACTGTAAGAAATTGCCATATGTCGCTCATTCTCAACAGCAGATTTTCTCTTGTGCCACAAACTCTGCTAAAGAGATAACGGATACGATAAAGGAAAAAGGGTTGAACCGGGTAGTCGTGGCCGCGTGCTCGCCGAGAACCCTCGAGCCGTTGTTCAGAGATACGCTGCGAGAGGCCGGGATTAATCAATACTATTTCGAAATGGCTAATATCAGAGAGCATAATTCCTGGGTACATGCAAAAGAGAAAGAAAATGCCCTGGATAAGGCAAAGGATATTATCCGGATGTCGGTTGCCAGGGTCGCTCAGTTAGAGCCATTACAGGAATACGATTTACCGGTAAACAAAGCGGCGCTGATTGTCGGCGGCGGCGTTGCGGGCATGACGACAGCCCTTTCCATCGCCAATCAGAGACACGAAGTTTATCTCGTTGAAAAAGAAAAAGATCTTGGCGGTACAGCCCGAAATATCCATTCGACGTTAGAAGGCCTGGACGTCCAGGCGTATCTGCATGAACTGATCCGGAAAATATACGAGCATCCGCTGATCCATGTATATCACAATGCAGCGATTACCCAGGCAGATGGCTACATCGGTAATTTTACAACTACGGTTACATCCGATAGGGGGGAAACAGCGATAAAGCACGGCGCAACGGTTCTCGCTATCGGAGCCGATGTTTACACCCCGACTGAATATCTCTATGGCCGGAACGAGAGGGTCATGACCCAACTTGAACTGGAAAATGGGATAGCCAATGGGGATGAGAAGGTTGTCAATGCGCAGAATCTGGTAATGATTCAGTGCGTCGGATGCAGAAATGAAGAAAGAAATTACTGCAGCCGCGTCTGTTGCAGTGAATCCGTAAAAAATGCCCTTGAGTTGAAAAAGATAAATCCAGAGATGAATATATATGTTCTGTACAGAGACATGCGGACATATGGATTCAATGAGGATTATTACAGGGAAGCAAGAGGCAAGTCGGTAAGGTTCATCCGCTACGTACCGGATGATCAACCCGTGGTTGAGGTAAGCGGCAACGGGTCCCTGAGAGTTACCGTAACGGATCAAACCTTAAAGCAAAAGGTATCCATAGATGCCGATGCACTTTCTCTGGCTGCCGCGGTTATTCCATCAAAATCAACCGATGAAATTGCCGGATTGTTCAAGGTCACCGAAAGCCCCGACGGTTTTTTCAAAGAGGCCCATGTAAAGCTGCGTCCGGTCGACTTTGCGACGGATGGTGTTTATCTATGCGGCATGGCGCACTATCCTAAATTTATCCAGGAAACAGTCAATCAGGCCTATGGGGCGGCCGGTAGGGTGCTGACGCTGCTATCGCATGATATCGTAACCGCATCCGGGTCTGTGTGTGAAATAAATGAAAAGATGTGTATGGGCTGTGGGGCCTGTGCCGACGTGTGCAGTTATGGTGCTCTGAATCTTAAAAACACCAAACAGGGCCAAAAAGTAACCATTAACCCTGTTCTTTGTAAAGGCGACGGCCTTTGCAATACCGTCTGTCCAACCGGCGCGATTTCGCTCAAGCATTTTACGGATGCAGAGATTATCTCAGAAATCGACGCGTTGACAAATGAAGAGCAGGTAGATCTAAAACAAAGCTCTGCAGCCTAG
- a CDS encoding GNAT family N-acetyltransferase: protein MEDLLIRELEIKDVDEISDIYGDIIQKPVKPDFKKLIQRHAERNEDLCFVAEIKGKIVGFMVSYILTLGFGIEKSAWIATLGVKPEYMGQGVGKKLGEKLFSYYEALGIENVYTSVRWDSTDLLSFFKTLGFDRSDFINLRRKI from the coding sequence GTGGAAGATCTACTCATAAGGGAACTGGAAATCAAGGATGTAGACGAAATCAGTGATATTTACGGAGATATCATTCAAAAACCGGTCAAACCTGATTTCAAAAAGCTCATTCAAAGACATGCCGAACGCAATGAAGATCTTTGCTTTGTCGCCGAAATCAAAGGAAAGATCGTCGGCTTTATGGTTAGCTATATCCTGACGCTGGGGTTCGGCATTGAAAAAAGCGCCTGGATTGCCACCCTAGGGGTAAAGCCTGAATATATGGGCCAGGGCGTCGGAAAAAAACTGGGAGAAAAACTTTTCAGTTATTACGAGGCCCTGGGAATCGAAAACGTCTACACCTCCGTTCGCTGGGATTCCACCGACCTTCTATCTTTTTTTAAAACCCTCGGCTTCGACCGCAGCGATTTCATTAATCTGAGAAGAAAAATCTGA
- a CDS encoding CoB--CoM heterodisulfide reductase iron-sulfur subunit B family protein produces MKYGYYPGCSLHSTAQEFDKSLKVVCNKLDVELVELDKWVCCGASAAHNLSQLMAIALPMANLALLPEMELEEVIIPCAACFSRFKIAQHSIKTDKKIKREVVEVIHKDCNDEARVIHPLTIFDQEPLISRIPALVERNLRGLKVACYYGCLLTRPPKVTEFDVAEYPMSMDNVLRATGITTVDWPHKTKCCGASFALSKPDIVVNLSHNVIREAKLAGADAIAVACPMCHANLDTRQDDMEKKFGTHPQMPILYFTQFLGYSFGISPAELYLHKHLTDAEKVFEKVKK; encoded by the coding sequence ATGAAATACGGTTATTATCCGGGGTGCTCACTTCACTCGACGGCACAAGAGTTTGACAAATCATTAAAAGTCGTTTGCAATAAGCTGGACGTTGAGCTGGTTGAACTTGACAAATGGGTTTGCTGCGGAGCCAGTGCTGCTCACAACCTTTCCCAACTGATGGCAATCGCATTGCCAATGGCCAATCTAGCACTTCTGCCCGAGATGGAGTTGGAAGAGGTTATAATCCCATGTGCAGCCTGTTTTTCCAGGTTCAAAATAGCTCAGCACAGCATAAAAACGGATAAAAAGATCAAAAGAGAAGTGGTGGAAGTGATTCATAAGGATTGCAACGATGAGGCCAGGGTGATCCACCCCCTAACGATCTTTGATCAGGAACCTTTGATTTCCCGAATACCAGCGCTTGTGGAACGAAATCTTAGAGGACTCAAAGTGGCCTGTTATTATGGATGTCTTTTAACCCGGCCTCCGAAAGTGACCGAATTCGATGTTGCCGAATACCCGATGTCCATGGACAATGTACTCAGAGCTACCGGCATCACCACCGTTGACTGGCCGCACAAAACGAAGTGCTGCGGCGCTTCCTTTGCTCTTTCTAAACCGGACATTGTGGTGAATTTAAGCCACAACGTGATACGGGAAGCCAAGTTGGCAGGGGCAGATGCTATTGCCGTGGCATGCCCAATGTGTCATGCCAATCTGGATACGCGTCAGGATGATATGGAAAAGAAGTTCGGCACCCATCCTCAGATGCCAATTTTGTATTTCACACAGTTTCTGGGTTACAGCTTCGGGATTTCACCCGCGGAACTATATCTTCATAAACATCTGACAGATGCGGAAAAAGTTTTTGAGAAAGTGAAAAAATAG
- a CDS encoding hydrogenase iron-sulfur subunit produces the protein MSTDFKFKPKILGFACNWUAYGAADLAGVSRLQHATDMRILRVMCSGRVDMAHVLRAFSNGMDGVFIGACHLNECNYMTHGNFTAMNMVLLVKKIMERIGLDPDRLRMQFISSAEANVFVESTDSFIEKIKALGPLGSNEGLDDQKIKSELARVEKLVPYIKIATKEKLTNRLHQDQYEGYFTADEIAKLFSEAPTYYIEPDKCQACMICARRCPAEAIVSAKQEVHVIDQDKCIKCGTCFDVCPTKFSAIIKLVGQPAPPPPPEGQRAVVKKKKKKEAA, from the coding sequence ATGAGTACAGATTTTAAATTCAAGCCGAAAATATTGGGTTTTGCATGCAATTGGTGAGCATACGGCGCTGCTGACCTGGCTGGAGTTTCCAGACTGCAACATGCGACAGATATGAGAATCCTCAGAGTCATGTGTTCTGGAAGAGTTGACATGGCACATGTACTCAGAGCGTTCTCGAATGGAATGGACGGCGTATTTATCGGTGCCTGCCATTTAAATGAATGCAATTATATGACACATGGCAATTTTACTGCCATGAATATGGTGCTTCTGGTTAAAAAGATCATGGAACGCATTGGCCTCGATCCGGATAGATTAAGAATGCAGTTCATTTCTAGTGCGGAAGCGAATGTATTTGTTGAATCGACAGACAGTTTCATTGAAAAAATAAAGGCATTGGGCCCTCTCGGTTCAAATGAAGGCTTGGATGATCAAAAAATTAAGTCAGAGCTGGCCCGGGTTGAAAAATTGGTCCCCTATATAAAGATAGCGACAAAAGAGAAGTTGACGAACCGCTTACATCAGGATCAATATGAAGGCTATTTTACCGCAGATGAAATAGCGAAACTGTTTAGTGAAGCGCCGACATATTATATTGAACCTGATAAGTGTCAGGCATGTATGATTTGTGCAAGAAGATGTCCTGCTGAAGCGATTGTCAGCGCAAAGCAGGAGGTACATGTAATTGACCAGGACAAATGTATAAAATGCGGAACTTGTTTCGACGTCTGCCCGACCAAGTTTTCGGCCATAATAAAACTTGTCGGACAACCAGCCCCTCCGCCGCCTCCTGAAGGGCAGAGAGCCGTTGTCAAAAAGAAGAAAAAGAAGGAGGCTGCCTAG
- a CDS encoding 4Fe-4S dicluster domain-containing protein — translation MTEAAIKLDESGSKLTDLVCAVGGVDVNYCYQCGKCATGCPVAYAMDLVPTQLMHAIQLGLTEVVYKSKTMWLCASCLTCSTRCPQDIDIAETMNTIKILMYRDGKEPQIPDVLKFNKSFVQNVNWFGRLYELGMVGMLKLKTGKFTEDMAMGIKMLKKDKFNLFPRFEGGRTVRKIIKRVKKQEKA, via the coding sequence ATGACTGAAGCGGCGATCAAATTAGATGAGAGCGGTTCTAAGCTCACGGATCTCGTCTGTGCGGTGGGAGGCGTAGACGTCAACTACTGCTACCAGTGTGGCAAATGTGCTACCGGTTGTCCCGTTGCATATGCGATGGATCTTGTGCCCACACAGCTTATGCACGCCATTCAGCTCGGACTAACGGAGGTCGTTTACAAAAGCAAAACGATGTGGTTGTGCGCCTCATGCTTAACTTGCAGTACCCGTTGTCCTCAGGATATAGATATCGCCGAGACCATGAATACCATAAAAATTCTGATGTATCGCGACGGAAAGGAACCGCAGATCCCGGATGTACTAAAATTCAACAAGAGCTTTGTCCAAAACGTGAATTGGTTTGGGCGTCTTTATGAATTGGGTATGGTTGGCATGCTTAAACTGAAGACAGGAAAATTTACAGAAGACATGGCAATGGGGATAAAGATGCTTAAAAAGGACAAGTTCAATCTTTTTCCCAGGTTTGAAGGCGGCCGAACCGTGCGCAAAATAATAAAACGCGTGAAAAAGCAGGAAAAGGCATGA